Genomic DNA from Calonectris borealis chromosome 4, bCalBor7.hap1.2, whole genome shotgun sequence:
GGTGTGATACGGGATTTACAGAGCTCTGCACTTGAGAAGGTCTCCTACTGAAGAAGGGGTAAAGTTTTAGGGGCTCTGTGATTAATCTAAGCAGGTTTGCCATTCGAAAAGCAGCTTCCAAAATCCCATTAATGGTATCCCCACCACTGATGAACAATTTGATCTTCATGTTCAGTCACTAGGGTCCTATTGCCGCATTCTTCCCAACGTCTGACCTTCCCGTTCTCCACCAAGATAAATTTCCACTCTATTTTGGTGTCTACTGGCAGAATAATGGATTCAGACCAGAAGCCATCCTTGTCGTACTTGAGGGGAACATAGCTGTGCCACTGGCCCAGACACTCGTGGTCACCAGTAACGCCAATCAGCTGAGCGTCGGAGTGCGTGATGTAGTGTACACGGAAAGTCACGTGGATATTTTGAAACATGGGGGGCACAGCTGCAACTCTCTTTGCTTTGAAGTCCCCATCAGGGCAGTCTCCTTGTTCCCATTCCTTGCTGTCGGAGTCTTCCACGCTGCCATTCTTGCCAGCCTCCCCCCAGGCCAGGTGCTCGGAAACAACTTCCCACTCTTCATGGTCCAAGTCCCTACTCTCAGCTGGCTGACCCGGCCGCTCCTCGCTTCTGTCCTTACAAACATCAGCGGAGGCTCTTGCCAAGTTCATCACACACCATCCGTCACTTGCCTGTCCCATCTGGGGTCTCAATTTGCCTGCCTGGCTGCCATGCGTATCAGCCGGATGCTCCCTGGAGTCGGTGGCACCCTGCTTCGGGAGCAGCTGCTCCATCTCCAGAGGTTCTCCGGAAACTCCACCAGCTTGAACATGGTTAAGCACTTTCCGTGGTACAGCCACCGGATCCTCCCCTGGCTTCCGAGGGCTGGACAGGGCAGCAGCCTTGGCCTCGAGCAGCACTTGCTCACCGCTCGCCAGATCCTCTAAAAgtgacatttaattaaaaaaaaaaaggagtggttTGAGCAATGCAGTTAAGCTTAACGGCAGCAAACCCACGTTCTCGCTGGCAGGCTTGAGCAGACCGAGACGCACCGAGCACCGGCTCTCCCAGCAGCCCTCCCCGCAGCACCACCGCCCGGTACCtgtggccgccgccgcctcgcccctcGCCTGTGGgggcccctcgccgccgccccgcagcggggccgccccggccgccgccgcctcggcgccCTCCTCGCCTCGCCCGTCACCGCCGCCGTACCAGAGCCAGGCGACGAGCGCGGCCAGCAGCCCCACCACCAGCGCCGGccacagccccgctcccagccagccccagccgcgGGCCTCGGCGGGGAGGGCCTCGGTGGGgagagcagcggcggcggcggggaagcgcggcgcggcggcgggctgcCGCAGCACGGGCGGGCCGCGGTCACGGGCCATGGCggggcgctggcagcggggccgccaccgcccccccggCGCCGTTTTaagccgggccccggccccggggaggagcCGCCCCCGGGGCGGGAGGTGGCTCCCCTCGGCGCCTGGCGGGGCCGTCGGGCCGCCCCTGGGGCGGGCGGTGGCTGGGGTGAGCGGGGGCGgctgaagggagggaaaaggcagGTCAAGATAGAAAAGTCACAAATTAGGTGAGAAAAAGTTGAAAggcttcctcccccccccccccttttctgccATCTCCCCCGTTTTTTTCCCTGGTCTTTCCTCCTTCTGTCTTATAACTAGGCACTCTGCATAAGGTAGCCACGCTGCAAGTGTTTTAAACCCCAGATAATGCAAAAATGAAGGGAGACGACATGCAGAAGTTGAGGACTGAATGCTTgagtttctttcctgtttttgcaTGACAGAAAGCATTGGAGCGGTAGTAACTGCAGAGGTTTTTGAAGTTTAATTCTAGCAGTACCGGTGGGCTTAGATTTCTATGCTTTAACAGGGGTGTGCTGAGGGTGACTGATTTGCTTGTACTTTTAATGGTTGTACAGATGAAAATCCAGGCTTTCTCTGGCATCCCTGGGCAGTGAGATGAATTCACTACTAATTTTGTAACTTCTGCATCATACTCTAATGACTACAATTGGATTTCTTAACATTGTCCTGCTCTCCTGTCTTCCGTATTATGCTCAGGAAGCTTTTTTGGGCTACCAGGACTTCAGAGTCCATTAGTGCAGAGGATATTTGGTGCTTATTTTAATTTACGTTCATTTTACAACCCAATTTTCCTCTTAAAGTGATGATGTcaaattttacttcaaaattaaAAGGTTATACACATAAATCTTACTAGGAACCCAAGAAATTTAGTAAATGCAACTTATAACTGTATTTTGAATTGGTAATTCTGGAGTGACAAACTGTAAAAATGTTTATCCGTGTAGACTATTGACACCAAAGATTAACACACGAGAAGGAGTTAGGGGAGGCAGTTCCATTCAGTTTTGACTGCTGTCTTTTTTAAATCCATTCTCTTTACCTGAACAAAGGTTGTCATTACTTGATTTCTAAAGCCCACTGATGAGATTTTATCGGCTATCTCATTAGAAAAGAGAATGGCTAAGTGGATGTCCCAATAAGTCTATTTTCAGTGTGTGAACTTCTTAATCTTTCAGTGTCATTTAGAGCAGTGCTACCTCAGCTTAACAGGACAGTAAATGTCATTTGAATTTATAGAAGCACAAGTGTGCAGTCTTTGCGGTGAAGTTCCCTGGCTGATGTGGTATACGTTAGCCTGTGCGAATACACAGAATTCACGatctaaatatttttcctttctttgcttacCACGGTAGCTAAGACACCTTCTCTGAAGCCCTCCTGCCACAAAGTGCTGAGCTTGTGCTTAAGTAAAAAGATCTATTTTGGTACTTTGATGTGTGGGATGCGTTCAGGCATGTGCTAAACATGCACTGCTCAGATCTACTGCTCAGtaacacagtgaaagaaaagaactgAGAAGCTAGGACCTGCCTGGGCACTTTCTCAGTGAATGTGGTTGCGGGTGCACTCTCTTTTACCACTCTTGATGCTTCAAGGTGCAGCTTAGCCTTGCTACTTTAAACAGATACTTGACTGTAATGAGTTGTGTTATCTACTGAAGCTCTTTGCGTAATAGCTGCTATTTTTGCAATTTACTTATATTCCTTTTTTCCTAGCCTTCAAAACAGAGACAGTCCCATGCTCTGTATTTGTACACCACCTTGCTCAGCTGGGATTAGCAGTTAGGGCACCTACGTACTACTGTTCTTTAGGTAATGTGTGTGTGCTGCAATTTAAAATTCCTAGTCATCTCCCTGAAGCAGAGCAGACAAAAATCATTAATTATTGTATCATTATACTAAAAGAGCATCCTTCTGCCAGCCCTCAGCACAGATGAAGAGGTAATATTTGGAGctgctatttcttttcttaaatatatttgatAAAGCAACTTAGGGAGGAAGAGACACCAAACTAACACAGCTTAGAAGTGACTATTACAGAAATCCTTAAGGAACAGTTTGTTTGCAGAAATGCACATGATGAAAGGCAGGGTGCTGctttaatgagaaagaaaagagcaaaggtctcctctggttctgttcatcTTCCGTGCTCATAGAAGTCTCTTCTGTTGCCAGACTCTTTTTCACCCAGTATCTGCAGAAGAAACTAAAGCAAAGCACACGAATTGCTTTGAGTGCTCAGAGAGTAATGTTGTTACTAGTAATGCATTTGAATGATTACAAAAAGAGGGAGTCACAAAGGACCCAGGTGCCACCAGAGACAAGCTTGCCGCACAGCCAGGCGGGGAAGGACAGTTCTGTAACCCAGATCCGAGACTCCTGCTCAAGTCCTACGTAGTCCCCAGAGGGCATCTGCTATTTTTGCCCAGTGGCTTCCAGGTGCCATCAGCATCCACTGATGCAAATGCACTTTGAGTGCTGTGGTCTCCTAGACCAGGGCCATCCTTGTAATCTGTTGTGGAACAGCCACAGTTCAGAGGTGAGGGAGGTTTTGGTGAGCAAGGGGTTCAGCTTTATCAATGATTAGTTGCTTGCAGTGGCTGCAGTGGGTGGCAGGACCCAAAAAGGCTTCATAATTTGCAAACCTCCTGGTAGGATCGCACTTTAGTCCAGCGTAAGTTCACACTGATGCAGGAAAGTTGTCTGACCCTTCGGCTCCCCTGTCCTCACTGCCTGTTTTGTGCAGGCCTTTGCTTTCGAGTGACCATTGAAGTGGGTCAGATTAGGtgactgatccagctgaaaattaatgtagaaaattaagaaaatgtttctttttaagcacACAAATACTTGTGCCAACAGATGGGAGAAAACAAGAATGGGTGGCTAAAAGAAAGGCAGATCTTTCCCCTTCAGAGGCAATGTGGATTTATGCTGGATATAATTAGTTTTAGGTGGTTCAGTCATGATTGTAATAATGATACTCTGTCCAGGTAGCAGTGAATTTGTGCTTTGGAACTCCTCTTAGGATgtctataatttattttctatttcctttctttaacacAGGGTTCTTGGCGGATACTAAGGCTGAAATTCCTGAGTCACTGCTTATCAAGTGTTAGAAGCAGAGATACTGGACAGAAGGTAAGTGAGAAGAGTCACGGCCCAGAGCTCACAGGAAGCTGAGGACTGAGGTTCCTGTTCTGAAGCAAACGCACAGATCGTTGCAGATGGTAACTTACCCCTGGTTTTTGGTAGCCCTCCCTCTCTAGGAATTCTTGAAATGCTCACATCCCGTAGAACATGGAGACCTCTGCCTCCTAAGAGAATTTTCAAAGCAGATTAACAGAAACGCTCCAAAATgtatcttgtatttttttaaaggtttcattGGAACCAAACAAAGCGACAGTACAATAAAGGGGCAAGGAAACAGTTTCTGGAAGTCTCAGGGACACTACCGATTATGTTTCTAATTAATTCAAGATTTTAGTTTGTTCATGCAATCATTTCTGATGTGGCATTAGTTTGGAAGTTAGTGTTCTGTGAACTTCATTGCACCATTGTTTATTCAGTAAATGTGACAGTAGTTGCTGGACCATATTCTGAAAAGCTACATGTGACTTTGCAGAATTACCAGGCAGCTGACTGGCCTAAGATCAGGAGCCTCAAAGCTGCCactttttcacatttcaaaaccaaaacagtagGGCGGTTATTTACTATTACAATTCTATAAACAACTCTACAGCCATAGCTGTTATTAGGAAGTCCTGGCCCACGTGCACTGTCTGAAATGAACTTCCTGAATTTTATTCGGTAAGCTGTGCCATCTAGTGTTGGTGACAGGGAATCGCAGCTGTAGCTTAGGAGCGAGTGAGAAACGCCCTGCTGAATCAGACCCGCGGTGCATCTCTCCCACTATTCTGGCTCTGACGGTGGCAGTAGGGGATGCTACTTAGGGAGTGCTTTTGAGCCTGGCCATTGTCTGAGCCCGTGGTATCCACAGCTGCTGTAGTAAGGATATTGAGAGTACTGCTCTTCAACAAGCCTTGTGCGTGTACAGTGCTTCTTCCGGTTTTACTTTTATGATAGAACAAAATGGAAACATGAACGAGtacaaaagaaacacaaattaaGGAGCCCTGTTATTCCCTGGGGCTGTATTGGGGCATCTGGAAGTTCCACAGACAACTTGAGAATGAGAGTTTGGCAGGGGAAACTTTATGGAGGTTTGCAGAGAGCTCTTCCTGAGCATGCGTGAAAAATCCAGTGCTCTGttgaggagggaaaggaaaacaggTCACAGGTGAAGCTGGAAGCAGGTAGCAGCTTTCTGATAATATTCTGTCGGTGTTTGCTCATTGCGAGGCCTTAGACTGTGGCTTCTCGCTGTCAcggagggaaaaaacaagcagtCGTTGTCACCAGTCAGGTGAATGGTACGAGACACTATGCCTCTTACTCTTGCTGCAAGTGGTGCACAGGCATGTTCCCATAACCTGCATGCCCTGTGGTCATTAACTCCGCTGGGCTCAGTGTCAGTGGTACACGGTGCTTATGGTACATTTTTAACGGGTGGTGTCGTAAAGTTGTGAACACCATTACCTGCTTCTTTGGGATCCATTAAAGGTTTGcccatattttgctttttccatgtTTTAGGGTCAAGGTACCAGGCACCATATCTACTCTTAACAACTTTGGGCTGGTGTGATTCCTAAAAAATGTAGAATAATGTGTAGTAATTCTCTTAATCATATTTCCTATTGATAGAGCAGATACCAAGTACTAGTGCTTTGGTAGTTACCCCCTGCAGTAGCAGTAAAGTATAATCATGTTCAGCACCATTGATTCTTTCGGTGTGAAGAATACTAGACAAAAGACTTCTGTCCTGAATACTCTTTTTGTCAAGTTTTCTAACCCAGCCATTTGCTAGtgagttgttttttctttgcagccaAAGGAGTACACAGTTTAACTGGAAATGGTCAGATTCGCTTGGGGATATACCTCTGTAGTAAAAGAGGATGCACAGTAGAGTGGAGGAAGGCAAGCAGGGGATAGTGAGAAGGGAGAAGCACATATGGAGCTGTGGAAGCTAGTACAGAAGTAAGGTATTCTGTTCATCTCTTCTTCCTGTCCCCAGTGAGAAGGTGTGCCCAAAGGCAGAGCTAAAAGGAGATGGGAAAAGGAACAGCATCATCTCACAGATATCTTAACCATAGCTCACAAAGCTTAGTCTAAAGTAGCTTTCCCTGGAAGCCGGGTTAAAATCTAAAATTCAAGACTCTGCTGCCACGGAGGTTTTCTTGGCAGTTGCTTGACACTTTCTGTGTTGGGTCCCCACCCAACCAGGTAGAAAAACGGGGAGGGCAAAGTATTCATATACGTTGGACCTGCATCACGCTCCGGGAAGAAACCATAATCCTGACTGACTTTCTGTACCATCCTTTTCCCATACTAATTGCGAGTAGCTCGGCTATGAACACTGGACGCTCTTCTCTGTGCAGCATTTCACAGCAGCCAGCAGGCGGCACATGAGGAGTATGTCTGACAGTAAAAGCTCTTTGTTTCCAGACAGTGAAGAGATGGTTTCTCTCAGTTGTATTAGCTTTTGAAGAGCCATGTTTTCCATATCTTCCGTCCTAGATTGCTGACCAAGAAGTTGCTTTCTGCAGTAAGACACTGAAGAATGTAGGGAGAGCGGAGAAGCAGGCAGATTAGAACTGTGGGATTGCTGTCCTCAGAACCGGCCTTCAGAGTGGTTAGTAATGAGGATACCCCAGATCCAGACTTGCTTTACATTGTCAGCCGTTAAAACCTGGAAAGCAGCCAGTGAAGAGGGTGGAAAAGCTGTTTCTCATAATGAATCAGGACGTGTGTCTATATGGCTTACTGTCACGGTGAAGGAAAGCCAGGCACCATCTTGTGTCCAAAGAATCAAAGGCAATAGGCTGAAAGAGACCTCAGAAGTCCAGTTAAGGCTGGTGTCTGCAGGCTGCTGGTGGCCTGGAGGTTGTCCATGaaggtgtttatttttaatctcctCGCCTCCACATGGATGGCAAATATGTTTGTGCCTGTCAGCAGGCACAAGTTCACAACTACTGCAGTTACAAATTTGAATGTTTATCATTCTAATAGTGAAATCAAAGTATTGTAAGACAGTAAAGCTTAGTTATATCTTAAGGTCTTTGCTCTTCATAGCCACGAAATAATTGTAAAATACAAGAGGGTCTGTGGATTCTCTTCAAAAAAACTTTTTATCTTAACAATCAAAAAGTGCTGGTCTGTTTTACCCTTCTGCCATAAGACAACATCAACCTGCCGATGATTATGTAAGCTGATCTTGAAAGAGGGATAAACCAGAGTCTTCAGGATgatgtatttcattatttaacTGTCCTTTCTGTTAGAAAATCATTCCTAGTTTTTAACCTAAATCTGTCCACTCCCCCTGAACTCACTTACCCTGTCCCAAAGACACATGGGAAGCAAAgtatttccagtttctttttatCACCCTTGTACTTAATTGGAGCTTCTTATGCATGTCCTCAGTTCTCTCTTATCTGTATTAGAAACTCAGTTTGCTCTATCTTGGCATGTTGGTCGTAGGTGTGTAATCATTCCTGTAGCTCTCcccattttcttttgaatttgtttACATCTTTCTTAAAGAACAGTAACCAAACCTGTACACAGATATCACCCCCAGAGGTGGTCTTACCCAGGCTGAGAAGTACAGAACGTTATTGCATGTTCGTCTTTGTTCTCACGATAggatgcttccttttttttttggcacaaccAGGACGTTGCTGACATTTACAATCTACTAAAATTCCTGTATCGTTCCCTTGCTGAACTCCTGCCTAGCCAGTTGTTCTTCATTCGGTATTTGCGCAGCTGAGAGGTTCTGCTTGGGAGAAGTCattcggctctggttttttcacTCTCTTATTTTCCAGGTTTTGTCCAACGTGTCAGGATCATTTTGAATCCATTTGAAGCTCTTCAGCATCCTTGCTGTGTTTTCTAGCTGgatgtcatctgcaaattgaACAGATTCTTTGGAAGTACACCGGTTTTCCATGAATTTTCAAGGAAACAGCTTGTGACTCTGAGTTTGTTCTACTATTTTTCCATATTGTAATGCATTTCATCCTCACTTAGCTGACTGAAAACATGCTGGCCAAAAGAAGCACACAGGTCTAATGCCATTCTTTCCTAGTTACCCATAGTAATCTGATTTGGAATTCCTTCTTGAGTTTGAGGTAGAAGTTTATCACTTGCTGAGGCCAGTCTCTTACTGCATTTCCTGTGCTTTCTCTGAACTTGTGTACTGTGCCGGTAGTATCAAGGAACGACAGCTCTCCCTAAATCCCTTTTCCTCGTAGATTTGTTTCCGTGAGCCACTATATGccagtttttttcagtttattactCACTCTCTTTGAAAGTCATGCTTTCCGTTTTGTTCTCCATTCTCCTTTTCCCTAGCTGGTACAGTTGCATTTCACATGCCATTTGATGATTGGTGCCTTATGTTTTTTACCTCCTCCCAGGTTAGAATCAAATCCCTGCTAAGGATTttaaggaggagggagaaaatacaAGACCCtgcaaggcagagaaaaagaaacattgaaCCAGTGAAAATCTCGTCTTGAAGCCCAGTAGAAAGGGATCAAAGTTGCAAATCTATAGATCTTGCTCAATGAAGTTTTTCCCTGTGCACAATATTTTAATCTCTGCCCTCTTTAGAGACATAATGAGAAATGCCccaaaaatgtcttccttcttcagtggaagttttgcaggcagcagagcagcagggtcACTATACTGTACAGGAATGGACTGAAACGATAATATGACATTATTCTGTTATATTATGTTATTTTGTCAGTGATGGGGAGCAGCAAAGACCCCAAAGCATAAAACATAGTATAATACATTTGGCTAAATTCTGTGAAATGTTAAGTGTCTCAAGCTCATGTCAGGGTTCACTGAAGTTGTGGTACCCAGTAGCTCTTAGAAATTGAATCATAAATAAAATGTTCCAGCAAATTCATGCTGCTAGACTCTCATGGTTGTCTAATGTCCTAGAGACATTATGCTTTGACTTCCA
This window encodes:
- the STBD1 gene encoding starch-binding domain-containing protein 1 encodes the protein MARDRGPPVLRQPAAAPRFPAAAAALPTEALPAEARGWGWLGAGLWPALVVGLLAALVAWLWYGGGDGRGEEGAEAAAAGAAPLRGGGEGPPQARGEAAAATEDLASGEQVLLEAKAAALSSPRKPGEDPVAVPRKVLNHVQAGGVSGEPLEMEQLLPKQGATDSREHPADTHGSQAGKLRPQMGQASDGWCVMNLARASADVCKDRSEERPGQPAESRDLDHEEWEVVSEHLAWGEAGKNGSVEDSDSKEWEQGDCPDGDFKAKRVAAVPPMFQNIHVTFRVHYITHSDAQLIGVTGDHECLGQWHSYVPLKYDKDGFWSESIILPVDTKIEWKFILVENGKVRRWEECGNRTLVTEHEDQIVHQWWGYH